A region of the Triplophysa rosa linkage group LG5, Trosa_1v2, whole genome shotgun sequence genome:
cacaacttgtgccccacggagagacacgtgtgacttttaaactccgcatctcgcgcagcacggagatacacgtgtgactttaaaactgcgcacctcgcgcagcacggagagagacgtctgactttaaaactgcgcacctcgcgctgcacgaagaggcgcatccacggagaaccacgtctgacgttaaaactgcgcacctcgcgcagcacggagagacacgtgtgactttaaaactgcgcacctcgcgctgcacgaagagacgcatccacggagagacacgtctgactttaaaactgcgcagctcatgctgcacggagagacacatctaaaacggtaattttaaaagggaagaagatgcgcttgatttataactgcgcagctcgcaagtgacgtcacagaccaactaatcgataatgaaattcgttgacaacgaatttaattatcgattattatcgattttatcgattagttgttgcagccctagttatAACGTTAAAGTCACCGTAAATTTCACGCAGTTAATTTATTctcattttatttgcattaaaTCTGCTCTATGCACAttgctatttttaaaaatcttccCAGTGCGAATGAACGTCTAATTTATTCAAAATCCACATGAAAAATGTTACAATTATTGTTTGTTGGGCTATAACATTATTGTCGTCGTTTAACATGTATAAAATATGATGTATGAATGAGACTGAACACTGCGTCTACACTGGACGTGGCATGACAACCTGCTGTGTCTTGATGGGTTTGTAACGTCGCACCGCGCTGcatccggtgtggacaaaatttagaATGATAATGTGTTCTAATGCGtttcgcgtccggtgtagacacgatgGCGACTTGGACAGCGGTGGACTTCTGCAGGTTGCATACAACGCCTTTCTTATTCGGGAGTTCCGTCCGTCACAAAAAAAAATCAGCGAGTTCATGACGATGTAcgcaataaagcatcttaccaaAACTTGTCAGAAACGTCTTTCACAATGTACATTTAAAGCGCGCGCTGGTTTACAATGTTGAGAACGGCAAGTTCGGAAAGTCTCTCTGGCTCATTGCACTTGGCAAGTTTAAATTAGTTTTCATCTCGATCGCCACTTATGGTGACAGGGATGGTTAAAAAAGCTTAAGAGCATATAGCACATCTGGGACTCTCGGACACCGTTTTGGAGATAGTTTATCTTACTTAGCCTATTAAGCAAAGAATGCTAAGATTATTATGGTCCAGGACATTTTTAGCTATTCTTTATTACGATTGGATAACAACAACGATGACAAAGTATACCAAACAGCGGTAGTCAAAAATtaacaccaaaataaaagtcctattTATTCGCttcaaaaataagatttttttgggCCCCCACCACGCCTGCCTGGAACATCACTGATGTCACATGTATATTGAATGTTTCTTCCTCGTAAAACGagaatgttttaattgtgtaaAGAAAGATATCAGTTTACATCAGTGATGTTCCAGGCAGGCGTGTCGTGAAAAATGTTTACTACAGACCGGACAAAGATAACAAAACTTGATCTTGATTCACATCATGATTGTGCTTTGCGTTCTCTACAACAAGTGTGTGACATCCAGAATCAGAGTTCACAATCTTTCAGGCATTCCAACAAAAAGTTACAAACTGTAGCACGGTTCTGTTATTTAATTGTTATGGTACGatggtacactcttaaaaaaagggtTCCAAacgttcttcgatgccatagaagaaccttttggttccataaagaacctttaacatctgaagaacctttctgttttacaaaaggtcTTTGtagcgaaaaaaggttcttcagattataaaaaggtaagaaagagactgaatggttctttgtggaaccaaaatggttcttctctggcattgctgtgaagaaccttttaagcacctttatttttaagagtgtgatGCCTGTTGTTTTTAGAACACTTTCTGTGAAAAGTttataaaaaaacgaataatctaaaaaagtaatatttatGTTAAGGACCGTGCTTTCATCAGATAATATTTTGTTCTTCAGTATTTATATTTGGTTGTTTACATTGGAGCAGTTTGGATAAGTTGATATTCTCATTGTATGTGTTGATTTTTATGTAATATCTgtctttacagtatattttcttGGTGTTCCATGCCCGAAGGATGGAGCAGATCAGTCAGTGGCTCTGGAAGCAGGAATACTGGCTTCCTCCGGGAATTACATGGGAGGACATGGAAAAGAAGGAGGGATGTTTATGTCCTCTCCCTAGAGATCTGCTCATATCTCTGCCTGTCACTGTGGGATTCATCATGCTTCGTCACGCTTTCGAGAGGTGACTTCATCACGTCCTGAGggcttttaatgtaatttactgccgaacagaaaataaaaccaGAAACAAAAGTAATAGTTGAACCACATGAAGAGTATATACGGAGGTGTAAattaatgtagattgtagaggtaaaataatctggatttaagtaaattttatgagaaatgtttcaaCAAATATGCATCAACAAACAGCAGCAAGCACATGCTcgctttctctctgtgtgtgtgtggttgctgAGGCAGCTGGTTACCGAGGCAGCTGGTTACCATTGCAACAAACCTGATGCTGTGATCACCTCACCTCTGTTTGATCTCGGATCGTCTTTCCACATGGTTATTAAAGTTGAGCAGAGGAAAACATATTCATACGCATGAAGAATGTTTGCACACGTAACAAGTGATTGTGTTAAACAAAATTCACAACGACTCGAGAATCTTTCAGTTGTTTCTCATGGACATTAATGAGAAAGAACAGTGAGGCAATGTCAACATGGGCAAAACTCAATTCATGCCCtgatttgaagagtttatttgcagaaGCGGGtaacttaaaattgttcaaaaactgtgaaaaaatccagtttatcacagaaataaaatgtaaacttgaACTTTCTtagcagtatttgaggtctggaaaaataaagagcatcttttctgtcattttcacctgtttatccagttttcattttctgcaaataactgAGCTATAGGAACacataaacatactgtatactctTACTGTATAGTTATGGTCCTGTTTATATATATGTCTTGTGTCTAATTTCAATTTTACGTCATGTGTTTCTGAGACAAACTTGATACATAATTGAGAACTCTATTgagtcttaaagtgatagttcacccaaaaataaaagttctgtcatcatttactcacactcttgtcatgtcaaacctgtatgagattctttcttctgcagaacacaaagttagatattttgaagaatgttgtttactggaccccattgacttggttttgtgtccatacaatagaagttaatggtgggcagtgctgtttggttactaactttcttcaaaatattttcttttgtgttttgtgtaagaaagaatgtcataccggtttgaaatgacaagagggtgagtaattgatgacagatttttcttttttgggtgaactgtcactttaagctAACCTCTGAGCACTAAAATGTTCCTCTGATGTTTGTGGATTTATACCTATAATTGTCTTCAGATAAAGATGTTATCTATGTCATGTGTCttaaattctctctctctctctctctctctctctctctctctctctctccccccccccccccccccccccccctccccccctcTCCTCTCTTATTAGAGTGTAGCACTTCCTCTGAGTTGAGCTTTAGGAGTGAAAGATCAAGTACGTCTGAAAGTGACTCCTGTGCCACATTTAGAGGCTTTTTATACTAAACACAGCAAACAGCCCACACaagtgagcacacacacacgttgatTTTCCATAgacataattatttttatataccaTACAAACTGTGTCCTGTATCACTCAACCTCTAAACCAAACCTTTCTGTATTTCTACATTTTCAAATAGACATCATTTAGATGTTTAATAATCAATTTCCATCATGTATACGTTATTAAACTCCCGCAcgcacacataaaacacatgcGAACATAAGCATCTGAGAGATCATTCTCCAACACTTGTTTTGCATCTGACCTTCTTGGAAAATATCCATAACACTTTGCAAATGAGGCTGTCAGGCATCTAACCTCATATGATGAGGAGGAGGTGACAGTAACGGACAATCAccaacaacatactgtatatacatcacacatttattatttcCTGAACTAGAATAATGGCGTAAATAAACGTGTAGAAGAGATTTGTATGACGGATGTTAGACACAATACATATTTCATACTGTAAGATGAAGCTACACAAACAGTGTGTTACCGTATAAGGAACATGTTACTCttgacatttattttgtctGCAGGCCTATTGTTGTGAATGGAAAGTGGCCGTTGAAGCACTTTCTTGTGTGACTATTAGGAAGTGTGTTGTgcagttaaattaatgttttggGTTGCACACAATTCATGATGTTGATACTAAAAAATCATCACACCTCTTGTctcatttacagaaatgcacTTACATCAATAACACAAAGTAGAttagtataatataataataaaagtatGATAATATAGCATATCGctactgtccttccaaaacctcggatgtccaaatttgctgtttttcaggaaatggaaaaacattgtcctttttaaatgattaaacactgGGTTGTAAAAGtcgacaagcactttttaatactttctattggttaaatatttgtaaattcGAGCAACAAACATAAGGggtgatttatgaaaaaaaaaaatatatagatacgaggtttcagaaggacagcagcaatgtGTTCGACATTATTGtagtataaaaaaatgaatagagTTAGAATAGagtaatattaataaagaatattatatttaaaacaatcaaacaaaacaatcacCCTTTACCTAAGCAGCATATAGTgcacaaaataattttgaataaaAGCTTGTAGTTGTAGCACATTACAAGTTAAATTTTTTAACATTACTTAACTACATTAGTTGAAATAAACTAATAATGAACAATACTACATCAGCATGATTACTCTtagttcaagttcattttaatgtttactgATTCATATTTAAAGTTAAACGTTGTAAGCGATTGTATTACTGTAAATATCATAATGACGCACCAGTCGCCAGTTCGAGGGCTGATCCGAGTTCCATTAGGACCAGTTACAGGTGCAAaatttttaatctttaattaaaaattaagTTTGTTATAAAGTTAGTTTATAGTTCCCACATGTTCTGCCGGATTTAAAATCCcccatatcgtcgctgtccttctgaaaccttgtatgtccaaattcgcagtttttcaggaaatgggaaaAACATTGTACTTTTAAAGGATTAAATACTTAGTTGTGACAAgcacatttttaatactttatattgattagatatttgcaaaatccagtgacaaacataaagggtgactaataataattattcatgacaaaaacagaaatcacgaaatatggagataggaggtttcagaaggacagaagTGATATGCTTTTAAAGCACTGCCATTAATTTGGATGAAGATTTGTCATTATTCACgttgtttatttctttatttcatgTAGAATGACATCGCTGCTCTAATGAAGCAGAGCGACTGGACTCACAGACAGGTGGAGGTTTGGTTCCGTCACCGCAGGAATCAGGATCGGCCGAGCAGCAGTAAGTTCTGTGAGGCCTGGTATGTTTTCATGATGTCGCactcatacagtacatgttgatGCTTGTCTACATTGGTTATTTGAATGAACTTCATAACAAAACTTAAAACaacactttttgttttttttccaagttGGAGATTCATGTTCTACCTGATCGCTTTCACGGCTGGACTTGCATCATTAATAAATGTGAGTTGACATTTAAAGTTCTGTCTCCAAGTGACCTCAAATGTGTCTGAACTCGTGGGGGCAGTTTCCCAGATTGGGATTATTTTAAGGCAGGGCATTTCAATAATGACACTTAAGTAGTTTTCTATGAAAGTTCAAAGAGGCCatgaattataattataatatattttataattcttCTTgagaaaacaagaaagaaaaaatgttcTCATGATCTTGACATAACAAGAGTTGTTTTCTCGTGATCACTACATCATTTTCTCGTCATAACAAAAGTTGTTTTCTTGTGTCGTGATCACAACTTAATTTTCTCGTGATCACAAGATAACAAATGGTTATTGCGTGAACACGAGAAAATTAAGTTGTGATCACGAGAAAACAagaatgaaaaaatattataatgcaTGGCCTCTTAGAACTTCTGTAGTTTtcttacaaacatgccttacaaaaaacatgacttgtgtgcattttaagacaacacaatggcactgatgtattttaagatatgtcagtgcaagttgttttcagtttagacagctctaaaatttattttagtctaggactagtcttcaTCCCTGTCTAGGAAACCGCCCCATGGAGTATCCTGGTGAGGGTCTTTAGAAAGAAATGATTTGGTAATACTGTATCCTGAGGAGGTTTTAATGTCGTGTTACAGCAAGCAGGCGGTTGGCGGTCATTGAGAGTCAGTCAAACAGTTGAACCCTGTCGGTGGTTTTTCAAACAATTCAACACGATGAAAGAAGTCTCTCTGCccttataaaaaaaagtttattcaagtgCGCTATTaatatacttcttttaaactacGAAAAAGAAAGTATGctttaagtgtacattttatgtACTGCTCAGAAAACGTATATACTTTACGTATGAATTTTGCATTGTGGCCTTTAAAACCTGTAAAATGTCTAATCATATCATGTATTCTATCATTTTACTGTTTATCGTTTGTCTTTAAAGCTGCTTTCCAACAATGCGAAATTGTTAAAAGCGCTATAGATCCCACAGCATTTGAACAAGCATGAAGTTTAGTGATTTAAATGCAGATGATATTTGTGAAACTCAACACGGGCTCTCAGGTCTCTTTGGTTGTCGGGCAGCTATAGGAAGTCGTTTTTCTTGTTAATGCGATCTGACGGTTTCTTTGCGAATAACCGATCACATGTTCCTCTTCCTCGTATACGTCGTGGTTGTGGGATCAGAGAGACTGTTGGAGGGGATATCCTCAACAGGTGAACTCACTTCATCTAACAATACACACAATGCTGAACTCATCATCAAAACTCATCATTTATTTCTCGCAGTTCAGTCTCTGTCCATACACATGATCGTGTGTTGTGTTTCAGAGGTGATGTCATGTTCTTCAGTCATGAGCGTATGAGCACAGGTTTCATTAAGGTCCTGTGTTTGTGTTCTCTCCTCCTGCCAGTGCAGGACGGTCATTACTGGTACTACATGCTTGAACTGGGCTTCTACTGGTCTCTGctgctgtgtgtgtctgttgacATGAAGAGAAAAGTAAGATCTCACACAATCATGAGTCTCGCAGTGAAGTTATGTTATGAAGGATTTTGAAGCTTAAATTATGAGggattcttttaaatgtttaatgatttataaaagactgtgtgtgttttataagaCGTCTGTCTGTGAAACAGAGTCATCATTTcttcttttaaacatttttattatattaataaattattatttaattatttgcttGACTCATTTCTCATAATTTAAAATTaggttaaatacatttttgcaacAGGCGTTGTCTATCATTTGCAAAGTATGTCATAACATTTCCCTGACAGAAAGGACGTTTGTTCAAGTGTGCTGTTAGTGTacttaaattaaactaaatgtaaaaaaagtatactttataaagtttcctttttattttttccctagaaaaaaaatgttttaaagtagTGGTGCGCTCAAAGTGTACTACACTtcaagtatacttaaaagtacAAACTAACCCTTCGTTCCATTTcgaagggctcatccctatgccctaagaCCTTCAAAGGGATTGCCCTCTAGAGTGAGAACTTTAAATGGGACGGATGTAGGGACCAAAGGAtgtaggggaccaaacaactgtttcttgaagtgcccttctgtGTCGTCATTCCGTGCCCATAAGGCGGCACCGTCGCCACGCAAAGAATCATGGGGGCGCGAACTgtccatcagttgtacccttcgaaatccttcattccGAAGGGCactttgaagtggccagttatgagcacGGTTAGGAACGACCCTACAAtatggcggccatgattgttTTCACTCTGAAGTGCCCTTCAGAGGGCGATATATCCCATTAGGAATGCACCCTAAAATGTGGGCCAATGTAGAACACTTAAAAGTGTACTTGTACTAGTACTTActacagtacataaaaaatatacttgaacGTTGCACACTAAATAAAAGGAATTTGAAATATACCCATTTTTGTAAGGATTAaggttaaaaaagtttttttagatCATTTGAATTGAATCAGAATGTGAATTTGTATTGCTCAGTTCAATTTTGTCTCGCATGTTTTTCCTGAAAATCTCTTAAAGCTCACGTAGGTCACTCTTGGAAGAATTAGATGAGAAATTGTTGGGTTCATAATTTGAAAACTACTTTTTGAGATGTGTTAAGATCTCTGTAACTTTAGTGGAGACATGTGGTCTTTTTTACTCTCCATTTGTCTAGGAGACACAAGTGATACATTAAAGAGACGTGTGACTCATTACAGGTGTGGCAGTTACTATAGAAAGCTTGTCAACATGCCGTCTGTTGTCTATGAGATTAGTCTTGTTGCTTGTTTCACATTACATTTCCAGATCGTACAGCCCACAAAACTTTCCTGTGTGTTGTCAATCAGAGattatattcttttgtgtactAATGTGGATCATGTTCTGTATCAGGATTTCAAAGAACAGATTGTCCATCACTTTGCCACCATTTTCTTGCTTGGTTTCTCGTACTGCACCAATTACATTCGCGTGGGGACGCT
Encoded here:
- the cers4b gene encoding LOW QUALITY PROTEIN: ceramide synthase 2 (The sequence of the model RefSeq protein was modified relative to this genomic sequence to represent the inferred CDS: inserted 1 base in 1 codon; substituted 1 base at 1 genomic stop codon), whose amino-acid sequence is MEQISQWLWKQEYWLPPGITWEDMEKKEGCLCPLPRDLLISLPVTVGFIMLRHAFERIVALPLSXALGVKDQVRLKVTPVPHLEAFYTKHSKQPTQNDIAALMKQSDWTHRQVEVWFRHRRNQDRPSSSKFCEACWRFMFYLIAFTAGLASLINTSWLWDQRDCWRGYPQQVLCLCSLLLPVQDGHYWYYMLELGFYWSLLLCVSVDMKRKDFKEQIVHHFATIFLLGFSYCTNYIRVGTLVMLVHDSSDFLLESAKMFNYAGWKKTCDLLFVIFAAIFLLSRLVVFPSKIIYTTLVLSMDIFEPFMGYYFFNSLLMVLQLLHIYWDYLILRMIYKFLFLGKQDKDERSDVESEPDEEVEKEERQSSWRKRKVVMDSRLAILXLLNNLTNQKADANRSLPEAR